Below is a window of Sulfitobacter sp. BSw21498 DNA.
GCCTGTGAAGGACGGGGCATTTTTTCTCGTACCTATGATGGGCGCGACAAGCCGACTATTCAGCCGCAACCTTGCGTTGGGCCAGCATCTGCTTGAGGTAATACCCAGTATAGCTTCCCTCTACCTCTGCCACCTGCTCTGGCGTACCAGTGGCGACCACCTGACCGCCACCGTCCCCACCTTCGGGCCCAATGTCGATGATGTAATCGGCGGTCTTGATCACATCGAGGTTGTGTTCAATGACGACCACCGAATTCCCCTGATCCACCAGCTCATGCAGCACCTCAAGCAGCTTACGTACGTCCTCGAAGTGCAGACCTGTGGTGGGTTCATCCAGAATATACAGCGTCCGGCCCGTAGAGCGTTTGCTGAGCTCTTTTGACAGTTTGACGCGCTGCGCTTCGCCGCCTGACAGCGTGGTCGCCTGCTGGCCCACCTTGATGTACCCAAGGCCCACGCGCATCAGGGCATCCATCTTCTCGCGGATGCTTGGCACCGCCTGAAAGAAACCCTGCGCATCTTCGACGGTCATATCCAGCACGTCGGCAATGGATTTGCCCTTGAACTTCACCTCAAGCGTTTCGCGGTTATAACGCTGCCCCTTACAGGTTTCACATTCGACATAGACGTCCGGCAAAAAGTGCATCTCGATCTTGATAACACCGTCGCCCTGACAAGCCTCGCAGCGCCCGCCCTTGACATTAAAGCTGAAACGACCCGGCTTGTACCCGCGCGCCTTGGATTCGGGCAGACCGGCGAACCAATCGCGGATCGGGGTGAAGGCACCGGTATAGGTCGCAGGGTTCGACCGCGGCGTACGGCCAATCGCACGCTGGTCGATGTCGATCACCTTATCCAGATGCTCTAGGCCTTTGATGGTTTCGCAGGGCGCGGGCGTCTGGCGGGCACCGTTCAGGTTCATTGACGCGGTCTTGAACAGCGTCTCGATGGTCAGCGTCGATTTACCGCCGCCCGACACGCCCGTCACACAGACGAACTTGCCCAACGGATAGTCCACCGTCACGTTCTGAAGGTTATTCCCCGTGGCCTTGACCACGCGGATTTTCTTTTTGTTCCCTTTACGCCGTTTGGCAGGCACCGCAATTTGCCGCTTGCCGGTAAGATACTGACCCGTAAGTGAATTCGGGTCATTCGCCACCTCTTCGGCTGTCCCATGGCTAACGACCCGCCCGCCATGCACCCCGGCACCCGGACCGATATCAAAGACATAATCCGCCTCGCGGATCGCTTCTTCGTCATGTTCGACAACAATCACTGTGTTGCCTTGATCGCGCAAGTTTTTCAGCGTTTGCAACAGACGATCGTTGTCGCGCTGATGCAGGCCGATGGACGGTTCGTCGAGCACATAAAGCACCCCTGTGAGCCCCGACCCGATCTGCGAGGCAAGACGTATACGTTGGCTTTCCCCGCCGCTCAGTGTCCCGCTTGACCGCGCAAGGGTCAGATATTCCAGCCCTACGTTGTTCAAAAATCCTAGCCGCTCGCGGATTTCCTTGAGGATCGCACGCGCAATTTCGTTCTTTTGCACGGTCAAATAATCGGGCACGTTGGTGCACCAATCGAAAGCCTCGCGGATCGACATTTGCACGACCTGGCCCGCATGGAGCAGCGTCTCGGGCTTTCCCTCGGACGGTCCTATCTTGACCGCCAGCGCTTCGGGTCGCAAACGGTATCCACTGCAGGTGCCACAGGGACGGTTGTTCTGGTAGCGTTCAAACTCTTCGCGGATCCAGTTGCTGTCGGTCTCGCGGTAGCGGCGCTCCATGTTGGGGATCACCCCTTCAAACACACGGCTCACCTCGTAAACGCGGCCGCCTTCGTCATAGCGGAACTTGATCTCTTCCTTGCCGGAACCGCGCAGGAAAACCTGCTGGACGTTTTCAGGCAGGTCTTTCCACCGCGTATTTTCACTAAATTTATAGTGTCTCGCGATAGCTTCGATAGTTTGCAGGAAATACGGGGACTTACCCTTGCGCCACGGGGCCAGCGCGCCGTCATACACCTTGAGGTTTTGATCTGGAACGACAAGGCGTTCATCAAAAAACAACTCTTTGCCCAGACCATCACAAGACGGACAGGCACCAAAGGGGGCGTTGAATGAAAACAATCGCGGCTCGATCTCGGGGATCGTAAAGCCGCTGACGGGACAGGCGAATTTTTCGCTAAATGTATGGCGCTCGAGCTCGCCCTCGGCTGGGGCGGTTTCCAGCACAGCAATGCCATCCGCCAGATCAAGCGCGGTACGCAGGGAGTCTGCCAACCGTGTCTCTAGCCCCTCGCGCACGACAATACGGTCGACAACAACGTCGATGTCATGACGGAATTTCTTATCCAGCGTGGGCGGTTCGTCCAACTCGTAAAATTCACCGTTCACCTTAACGCGCTGGAAACCCTGTTTGCGCAGATCAAGGAACTCCTTGCGGTACTCGCCTTTACGGTCACGAATAATCGGGGCCAGCAGGAAGGCCCGCGTACCCTCTGGCATGGTCATGATCCGGTCGACCATATCCTGCACCTGCTGCGCCTCGATCGGCTTGCCGGTCGCGGGGGAATAAGGCGTGCCAACGCGCGCAAAAAGCAAACGCATATAGTCATAGATTTCAGTCACCGTCCCCACGGTCGACCGCGGGTTCTTCGACGTTGTCTTTTGTTCGATCGAAATCGCGGGAGACAGGCCGCTGATATGATCCACATCAGGTTTCTGCATCATATCAAGGAACTGGCGGGCATAGGCGCTCAGCGACTCGACATAGCGCCGCTGGCCTTCCGCATAAATCGTATCGAAGGCCAAGCTCGATTTACCTGACCCTGAAAGGCCAGTGATCACGACCAATTTATCGCGCGGAATATCCACATCGATGTTTTTAAGATTGTGCTCGCGCGCGCCGCGCACTTCGATGTTCTTTAGCTCAGCCATATCGGACCCCCGTTAACGCTTAGTACATAGGTGCGTGATACGGATTCTCCAACGGAAAAATAGGAACACAAGAGGAACACCTGTATCCCAGTCCATTTTCATGCGTCCTATTAACGCCAAACGCCCGATAACATTGAAGATGTCACCGGGCGTTGCAAAAAGAGACTACCACATATGCGCTAGCGTCACCTACATATGAATAACGCGCCCATACGCGTCTAGCACGGATTCATGCATCATCTCTGAAAGGGTCGGATGAGGGAAGACCGTGTTCATCAAATCTTCTTCGGTGGTTTCCAACTGACGCCCCACAACATAGCCCTGGATCAGTTCGGTCACTTCCGCACCGACCATATGCGCCCCTAGCAACTCTCCGGTTTTGGCGTCAAAGACGGTTTTGATCATGCCTTCCGGTTCGCCTAGGGCAATCGCTTTGCCGTTGCCGATAAAAGGAAAACGTCCGACCTTAACATCAAAGCCAAGCTCCTTGGCTTTCGCTTCTGTATAGCCGACCGACGCAACTTGCGGATGACAATAGGTACATCCAGCGATGGATTCTGGCTTGACCGGATGCGGGTGCTGACCGGCGATGAGCTCTGCGACCATCACACCCTCGTGAGACGCCTTATGCGCCAGCCAAGGGGCGCCTGCGATATCGCCAATGGCGTACAGCCCGTCGACACCGGTGCGACAATATTCATCCGTCACAACATGTGTGCG
It encodes the following:
- the uvrA gene encoding excinuclease ABC subunit UvrA, which produces MAELKNIEVRGAREHNLKNIDVDIPRDKLVVITGLSGSGKSSLAFDTIYAEGQRRYVESLSAYARQFLDMMQKPDVDHISGLSPAISIEQKTTSKNPRSTVGTVTEIYDYMRLLFARVGTPYSPATGKPIEAQQVQDMVDRIMTMPEGTRAFLLAPIIRDRKGEYRKEFLDLRKQGFQRVKVNGEFYELDEPPTLDKKFRHDIDVVVDRIVVREGLETRLADSLRTALDLADGIAVLETAPAEGELERHTFSEKFACPVSGFTIPEIEPRLFSFNAPFGACPSCDGLGKELFFDERLVVPDQNLKVYDGALAPWRKGKSPYFLQTIEAIARHYKFSENTRWKDLPENVQQVFLRGSGKEEIKFRYDEGGRVYEVSRVFEGVIPNMERRYRETDSNWIREEFERYQNNRPCGTCSGYRLRPEALAVKIGPSEGKPETLLHAGQVVQMSIREAFDWCTNVPDYLTVQKNEIARAILKEIRERLGFLNNVGLEYLTLARSSGTLSGGESQRIRLASQIGSGLTGVLYVLDEPSIGLHQRDNDRLLQTLKNLRDQGNTVIVVEHDEEAIREADYVFDIGPGAGVHGGRVVSHGTAEEVANDPNSLTGQYLTGKRQIAVPAKRRKGNKKKIRVVKATGNNLQNVTVDYPLGKFVCVTGVSGGGKSTLTIETLFKTASMNLNGARQTPAPCETIKGLEHLDKVIDIDQRAIGRTPRSNPATYTGAFTPIRDWFAGLPESKARGYKPGRFSFNVKGGRCEACQGDGVIKIEMHFLPDVYVECETCKGQRYNRETLEVKFKGKSIADVLDMTVEDAQGFFQAVPSIREKMDALMRVGLGYIKVGQQATTLSGGEAQRVKLSKELSKRSTGRTLYILDEPTTGLHFEDVRKLLEVLHELVDQGNSVVVIEHNLDVIKTADYIIDIGPEGGDGGGQVVATGTPEQVAEVEGSYTGYYLKQMLAQRKVAAE